A single genomic interval of uncultured Pseudodesulfovibrio sp. harbors:
- a CDS encoding sigma 54-interacting transcriptional regulator, with amino-acid sequence MPFPRDLPLEDVFASIADGLFTVDANWHVTYFNESAERITGITAKEAIGRKCWDVFRSSICDGHCAISECRESGGRITNKPIFIIRADGSKLPVSISASPLVNSDGEVIGGVETFRDLTEIQAMRKKVQKLYHFEDIVGRSPALEKIFRILPQISSSEATVLLLGQSGTGKELFARAIHNLSPRKEGPFVAVNCGALPGNLLESELFGYKAGAFTDARTDKPGRFERAAGGTVFLDEIGEMPGDLQVKLLRVLQEKTFEPLGGVEPVKADVRIVAATNRDLKQRVADGLFREDLFYRLNVVTLGLPALAERREDIPLLIDHFVSEFNAIQGKNVEGISEEALQLLMRHDLPGNVRELENALEYAFILCPSGFIQPEHLPEYLQAPHPDTADNGLFGTMDQIKCRAARHALKRNNGKKMATCRELSISKDTLRRLLARTPMGE; translated from the coding sequence ATGCCATTTCCCAGAGACCTGCCACTTGAGGATGTTTTTGCCTCCATTGCAGACGGCCTGTTCACGGTCGATGCCAACTGGCATGTGACCTACTTCAATGAATCCGCCGAACGCATCACCGGCATCACCGCCAAGGAAGCCATCGGGCGCAAATGCTGGGACGTCTTCCGCTCCAGCATCTGTGACGGACACTGCGCCATCAGCGAATGCAGGGAAAGCGGCGGCCGCATCACCAACAAGCCCATCTTCATCATCCGGGCAGACGGTTCCAAGCTGCCGGTCTCGATCTCGGCCTCGCCGCTCGTCAACAGTGACGGCGAAGTCATCGGCGGCGTGGAAACGTTCCGCGATCTCACGGAAATTCAGGCCATGCGGAAAAAAGTCCAGAAGCTCTACCACTTCGAAGACATCGTGGGCCGCAGTCCGGCTCTGGAAAAAATATTCCGCATCCTGCCCCAGATCAGTTCCAGCGAGGCCACGGTCCTGCTGCTCGGCCAATCCGGCACAGGCAAGGAACTGTTCGCCCGCGCCATTCACAACCTCAGCCCGCGCAAGGAAGGCCCCTTTGTGGCGGTGAACTGCGGTGCTCTGCCCGGAAATCTCCTTGAGTCCGAGCTTTTCGGCTACAAGGCGGGTGCTTTTACCGACGCCCGCACCGACAAGCCGGGACGCTTTGAACGCGCCGCAGGCGGCACGGTATTCCTCGACGAAATCGGCGAAATGCCGGGGGACCTTCAGGTCAAACTGCTCCGCGTTCTTCAGGAAAAGACGTTCGAACCGCTGGGGGGTGTCGAACCGGTAAAAGCGGACGTGAGAATAGTCGCCGCGACCAACCGGGACCTGAAACAGCGTGTTGCCGACGGCCTATTCCGCGAAGACCTGTTCTATCGCCTGAACGTGGTCACACTCGGCCTGCCCGCTCTGGCGGAACGGCGCGAAGACATCCCGTTGCTCATTGATCACTTCGTGTCTGAGTTCAACGCCATACAAGGCAAGAACGTCGAAGGCATCAGCGAGGAAGCCCTCCAACTGCTCATGCGGCATGACCTCCCCGGCAATGTGCGGGAACTGGAAAACGCTCTGGAATATGCCTTCATCCTCTGCCCGTCAGGTTTCATTCAGCCCGAACACCTGCCCGAATATCTTCAGGCTCCCCACCCGGACACAGCCGACAACGGCCTGTTCGGCACCATGGACCAGATCAAATGCCGCGCCGCGCGCCATGCTCTCAAGCGCAACAACGGCAAGAAAATGGCAACCTGCCGGGAACTGAGCATCTCCAAGGATACACTCCGCCGCCTGCTCGCCCGCACCCCAATGGGCGAATAA